The Acidobacteriota bacterium nucleotide sequence ACTACTGGCCCTAGCCGTTTCACTTGCGGTTGACGCAGCGGACAGCCTTCCAGTGGCCCAGGAAGTCGATGTTGACGATGCGGTCGATTTCCAGTTCGGCTTCCTGGAAAAGAGGCTGCAGGCGCAGGTCGGTCCGGAAGCCGACCTTGTAGAAGAGGGGAGCCAGCACCGTCTCGATGGTGTCGATGACCGGCACCTCGTGGGTGAAATGATTCATGACCAGGATGATGCCTCCCGGACGGCAGACCCGCTTCATTTCCTTGAGCACCTCGACCGGCTCGGGCACCACCGAGACAAAATAAGCGGCCAGCACCCGGTCGAAGCTGTTGTCGGGGAGGTCCATGCGGGCGGCGTCCATGCGCCGCAGGTCGACGTGCCCCCAGTTCTCCTTATCGATCCGCTTTTGGGCCTCCCGCAGCATTCCCTGCGAGAGGTCTATGCCCGTGATCTCGATGTCGCGCGGCAACTCGCTCAAAGTCAGTCCCGTGCCCACCCCGACTTCGAGCAGCTTGGCTCCCTCGTAGAAATTAAGCAGGGAAGGCGCCTTTTCTCGTCCGCCGCTGAGGAGCCGGTTGAACAAGAAATTGTACACGCGCGCGTAGACGTTGTAGACGCGTTCAACAGATTCGACGGTCAAGTACATCCTCCCATCGGAGTATTGTAGACTGCATGGCGGCTGCCAGGCAAAGCCGCATCCCAGGGCAGCCGGTCCTCACAGCCGGGGCGGGTTGTCCACCTCCACCTCTTCCATCACCTCGGGTCCGTCGTTGTGAGGCGAGTTGACCTTGCGCGACACGGCCACCGCCTCCATTTCTTGGGCGGGGTAGGGTTTCAGCAATTCCTCCAGTTGGCTCTGGCGGGCCGAGGGATCGAGCCAGAGTCCGTGGCCCTCGCGGGGCAAGATAACGGGCATGCGGTCGTGCACCAGCGCGCTCAGCGGATTGGGGCGGGTGGTGAGAATGGTGCAGGAAAGCACCAGATGTCCGTCGGGAGCCTTCCAACGCTCCCATAGGCCCGCCAAGGCCATCAAGGAGCGGTCCTTTCGTCTGAAGAGAAAGGGCTGCTTGCCGTCGGCTTCAGCGCGCCACTCGTAGTAACCGTCCGCCGGCAGCAGGCAGCGCCGGCGTTGGAAGGCGTTGCGGAAAGCTGTTTTCGACGCTACAGTTTCGCAGCGGGCGTTGATCATCTTGAAGCCGATTTTCTCGTCCTTGGCCCAGTAGGGGATCAGTCCCCAGCGGTAGAGGTCGAGTTGGCGGGTGTTCTGGTCGGCCCAGGTGACGGCTGGAACCATCTGGCTGGGCGCGATATTGAAGCGTGGAGGCAGGCGTACTTCGTCGACTTCGAAGACCTGGGGAATTTGCTCGGTCTGGGTCAGCGTATAGCGTCCGCACATAGGCCGATTCTAGCCCATCAGGTTCCGGCGACGTGCTTTCCCGAGCCTCTGCGGGGAAATCACAAAGTCTTGCAGATCGCTTGAAAAGCACGCGCAGTCTGCCTTTGAGCGGTAAATGGGATTGAAGAAGCCGAATTTTTGTGGTAACTTCCCGAACACTCAGGCATCTATGAACCCAAGCGAGCCGTCAGGCGCTACGGCAAAGGCGCTCGGCTCAGGTTCCGCAGAGAGAAGAGCTGGATTCGTCCAGTCAGCCATGGAGGTCTTTTGAGAACAATGAATTTGAAGATGTTGAAGTTGGCAATTCTCTTGAGTGGCGTGGCCGTTTTGGCCGTGCTCCCGCTATGGGCCCAGGAGGGGCAGGATCCGGAACAGTACCGCATCGAGTACACAGCCTACCAGGACGCGACTTCCAAAGAAGGCGATGAGAAGATCGACGCGCTGGTCAAGTTCTACAAGGACTTCCCCGAATCGAGTTTGCTGCCCTACGTCAAGGGGGAGTTCCTTCGGATCCTGCAGGCTGCCTACGACAACAAGGACGCGGACAAGGTGGCGTCGCTGACCGAGAAATTTCAAACGGTCGAACCTGACGAGATCGGTCCCGTCTACCTGACCGCCGACCTGTATTTCAAGCAAGGCCAGTATGCCCAGGCCATATCCTGGGCCGAGAAAGTGCATAGCCAGACCGACAATGCCGAGTTTAAGAAGCAGGCCCGCTACATCATCGTCTTCTCGGCTCTGAACACCGGCAATGCCGCCAAGATCCGGCAGCACGGTCCCGATGTCATCGAGGATTATGGCCCCGAGGCGACTTACGCGGTTTCCACCGAGTTGATGCGTCAGGCTGTTGCCTCGGGCAACGTGTCGGAGGCCGCCAAATGGGCCAGCAAGGCGCTGGAAGGCTATGCGGCTGTGGAATCCTCGGCCAATGCCGAGACCAGGCAGTACATCTCTGAGCACCGATTGACGGCCGCCATTGTGCTGGGCGAGAACGCCTTCTCGCGGCAGCAGTGGAACCGGGCCATCCGGGAATTCCAGAATGTGCTGAGCATGACCAACGACAAGGAGAAGGTCGCTCAGGCCTATTACAAGATCGGCATGAGCCACTGGAAGGCCGGCCAGGTCGAGCCTGACGCCATGAAGGCCTTCGCGCGAGGCCACAAGCTGGGAACGGGACAATTTGCCCGGCAGTGCTTCAAGCACCTGGAGGAGCTTTACAAGATCCGCCACAACGGCTCCACGGCCGGCATGGACGAGTTCATTCAAGAGGCGGTCGCCGAATAAAAGCTGACACGCTGATGCCTGATTTGAACCGCCGGTCCTCCTCCGCGGGGGGCCGGCGTTTTTTTGTATCCTAACTTCATGGCCACTTCCGCCCAATCCTTGCTGGAACACCTCAACCAAGCTCAGCGGGAGGCGGTGACTCACGAAGAGGGCCCTCTGCTCATCCTGGCCGGAGCCGGCAGCGGCAAGACGCGCACCATCACCTACCGCATCGCCCATCTCATCGCCACCCAGGCCTGCCGCCCCCAGCAGATCCTGGCGGTCACCTTCACCAACAAGGCGGCCGAGGAAATGCGTTCCCGGGTCTTGTCGCTCTTGCCGCCCTTGGACGCGCTTCCTTTGCTCTGCACCTTCCACTCCTTCGGGGTGCGGGTGCTGCGCCGCTACGCCGAGCGGGTCGGCTTCGGAAACGACTTCAACATCTGCGACACCGATGACCAGCAGCGCCTGCTCAAGGGCATCTACAAGGAACTGGGACTTTCAGACGACCGCTCCAAAGGAATCCGCGTCCAGGAGGCCCGCGCGGTCATCTCTCACGCCAAGAACAAAGGCTGGGGGCCCGACCAGTTGGCCCAGGACAGGCATCGGGCCGATTCCGAGGTCCTGGGCCGGATCTATCGGCGCTACCAGCAGGTGTTGCGCCAGTCCAACGCCGTCGACTTCGACGACCTCATCTTGCTCACGGTCCATCTTCTGCAGGAGAACGACGACCTGTGCAGCCGCTACGGCGAATGGTATCGCTACCTGCTCATCGACGAGTACCAGGACACCAACCTTCCCCAGTACGAACTGATCCGCTCCCTCACCAGCACCCACGACAACCTCTGCGCGGTGGGCGATGAAGACCAGTCGATTTACGGGTTCCGGGGCGCCGAGATCGACAACATCCTGCGCTTTGAGAAGGACTTCCCCGGCACGCGGCTGATCAAGCTGGAGCAGAACTACCGTTCCACCCAGATCATCCTCGATGCGGCCGGCGCGGTGGTTTCCAACAACCAGAAGCGCAAGGGCAAGAAACTGTGGACGGAACTCAGCAGCGGACCCAAGATCGACCTCTACGTGGCCGCCAGCGCCTCAGACGAGTCCCGCTGGGTGGCCGGGAAGATCGAGGAGCATCAGCGGGCGGGCGTGCAGCGCATCGCCGTCCTCTACCGCACCAACTTCCTGTCCCGCCAGTTCGAGGAATCGCTGCGCCAGCGCCGCATCCCCTACCGCCTCATCGGAGGCCTCAGCTTTTATTCCCGCAAGGAGATCAAGGACGCCCTGGCCTACCTGCGCCTGGCCCGCAATCCCGATGACAACGTCTCCCTGCTGCGCGTCATCAACGAGCCCTCCAGAGGCGTTGGAAACAAGACCCTGGAGCGGTTGCAGGAGTTGGCCGGCGAGCATGACGGCAGTCTTTGGACGGCCTTGCAGGAAGGGCTGCGGGAGCAGCGTTTCGACGGGCGCGCTCACCGCTGCTTGGCCGCCTTCAGAGACATCATCGAAACCTCGGCCCGGGCTCTGGAAAAACCGCTGCCACTGGCCTTGGAACGCATCCTGGCGGCCAGCGGCTACGTCGAGACGCTGGAGTCGGAGGCCACTCCCGAAGCCGAAAGCCGCCTGGAGAACTTGAAGGAACTGGTCAACGTAGCCCGCGAACTGGAGGCCGGCGACGTCAGCTTGCAGGAGTTTCTGGACGAAGCCGCCCTGCGGGCCGACACCGACGAATACGACGCCAGCGCGCCGGTTACCTTGATGACCCTGCACAATGCCAAGGGATTGGAATTCGAAACCGTTTTCCTGGTGGGATGCGAGGAGGGACTCTTTCCCCACCGGCGCTCGGTCGTCGAGAACGATGTGGAGGAAGAACGCCGGCTCTGTTATGTGGGCATGACGCGGGCTGAGCGCAAGCTGCATCTCAGCTATTCGCGACGCAGGCGTTTTTATGGAAGCGACTCTAACGAGTTCAACCGACCCTCCCGCTTCCTCCACGAGATTCCTCCAGACTTGGTGGAAGGCTACAGCTCTCCCTTGCTGGGCGACTCGGCTTCATACGCCTCCGGCTCGCCGGCCGAGTCTCCAGGGTCAAGCGGGCGCCTCTTCGCCCGGCCCTACCCGGCCCAGTCCGGCAAACCCAAGAAGGCCTTCGAGGGCCTGACCCTGAACAGCGCCGAGGAAGTCCAGAGCTATCTGGAGAGCCGCAAGAAGCGGGGTCAGTCTCTGCGCCGGGGCGCGCTGGTCGAACATCCCAAGTGGGGACGCGGGCAGGTCTTGGCGGTCGAGCCCAGCAAGGACGACGACCTCAAGGTGACGGTGCGCTTCGCCCAGGGCATCAAGAAGCTCATGCAAAGCTACGCCAAGCTCAAGGTGGTGTAGCGTCTCACGACCCGTCCAGGTAAAAGTAGGCCTGGTCCTCGGAATCCATCCAGATGGGAGCCCAGGGATCGCTCCCCCAGGGGTTTTCCTGGCAGCGATGCAGGTACTCGCGCAGAATTCGGCTGGTCACTTGGGCATCTTCTGCCGCCGAAGCCAGAAGCAGTCCGGCGTAAACGGCGGCCGGATGGGCTTGGGGATGCATGCGCGCCAGGGCTGACCTGAAGTGAAGACCAGCCTGCTGGGGATGGCCTGTTGCCAGGTAGCTTTGAGCCAGCAGCAGATAGACTCTCGAGGTGTCAGGACCGAGGCGCTGAGCTTGTTGCAGATGAGCGCGCGCCAACTGGGGCTGGGAGTTATCGATCAGGGCCTGGCTGAGAGCCATCAGGATCATGCGGTCAGCGGGACGCTCGGCGGCCAGACTCTCCAGCAGGGTGATGGCTGAAGGGGCGTCGCCCATTTCCCGCAGGTATTGGGCCAGGATGAAATGGCGTTCGGGGGTGGATGAAGCAGCGGCCAGCCAGTAGGCCCTCTCCAACTCCTGCTGAGCTTGTACCGGGGTGGGCGCCGTCAAGGCCGCCAGGTAATGGGCCAGAGGATCAGAAGGCGCTTCCTTCAGGGCCGACTGGGCCATGGGCGCCAACAGGGCCTTGGGTTGAGAGATCTCCACGCCGTGCAAGACCAGTTCGGCCATCTCGTGGGTATGGGCCGAGTGCTCGGAATAGGCGAAGACGGCCTCGTCAGCCGACGCCGCCCCCGCCCGAAGGGGAGCCGTCAGGAGCATCAGGATCAGAATAGGAAGAGTCCGCGTAATCGCTTTCATAATTCCGCCCGTACATTGCGACCTCCCAGATCCCTCGTTTCTACCTCAGACGAGTGATCATCGCCCGTCGTTCCGAATATACGTCGGATATCTCATGAATATTCGATGAATCGACTCACTTCCTTACGGCATGTCTCACCAAAAAGATTGGCCGATCTTTTTTGGCCTGGTGTCGATTGGCGGGCGGTTCGTTCGTCTGGGGGATGAAAGAAACGAAAGCTCACTCTTGAGGAGGAACGTGATGAAAAAATGGAATCTTAGTCTTCTATGCCTGGTGACGGCCCTGGCGGCGCAGGCTTGGCCGGCGCTGGCCGGAGACGCCGGCCAACCCTCTGAGGCCGTCGTCAAGGCCTTTGAGAAGATCAAGTCGCTGGAAGGAAAGTGGACGGGCCGCAACGGTCAGGGAGAGCCGGTCGAGATGACCTTCGAAATCACCGGCAACGGCTCTGCCGTGATCGGTTACTACAAGGTCGATGGCCAGGCCCATCAGCATGACATGGCCACCGTCTATCATCTCGACGGCGCGCGCCTGGCGCTGACTCATTACTGCGCCGTCGCCAATCAGCCGCGCATGATCTCGACCAAGGGGCTGGAGGGAGACAAGCTCAGCTTCGAATTCCTCGACGTCGGCAACGCCGATGCTTCAAAGGACGGTCACATGCACCGGGCCGAATACGAGTTCCTCTCCCCCGACCGCTTCACGACGGATTGGACCTGGTTCCAGGAGGGAGAAGCGCGTTTCACCGCCACCGTGGACGTCCAACGCGTCCGCTAAAGCTAATGGACGCGGACAGCGGCCGGCGGAAGGGGAAGGGAGGGAAAGGACGGCCTGCCCGCCAGGGGCGGCCCTCCTTTCCCGTTTCTACTCGTCCTCGGAGGGATCGGCCGTCCACCACCAGAAGGGGGCGATCTCTTCTTCTTGAGGATGGACTTTGCGCATCGTATCTCCCTCGTACATCTCGCCGTTTTTCATCACCCAGCGGATGCTGTTGGTGTTGCGGATGTCCTCCAGCGGGTTGCGGTCGAGGATCACCAGGTCGGCAAGCTTGCCTTCGGCGATGCTGCCCAAGTCGGGCCGAAGGCCGATGATCTCGGCTCCGTCGATGGTGGCGGCCCGCAGCACTTCGCGCGGGGTCATGCCTCCTATGGCCAGCGACCACATCTCCCAGTGATAACCCAGTCCCTGCAATTGTCCATGGCCGCCCACGCCCACCAGCCCGCCGGCTCTTTGAATCTGAGCGGCTCCAGCGGCGTGACGCGGAAAGGCGTGCTCGTCCTGGCGGAACCAGGGGCGCCGCTTGGTTAGCCGGTCGATCTCGTTGTGAGGCACGAAGCGGTTGAGCTTGGCGTCGTCGTGCACCTCGGTGGTGGTGTAGAAGTAGTTTTCCGCCCAGGGACCTCCGTACAGCACCAACAGGGTGGGAGTGTAGGCGCAGCGGGTTTGGGCGAAGAGTTCCACCACGTCTTTGAAGAGGGGCACGATGGGCAGCGAATGCTCGTTGCCCCCGAAGCCGTCGATGGCGTGGGTAAGGTCGAGCTTGAGGTCGAGGGCCCCCTCGGTGGTGACCGTCAATCCCAGTTCGTGGGCGGCCTTGACCACCCACTGGCGCTGCTGGCGGTTGCCCACAACGTAGCTCTTCAGGTTGTGGTTCTTGTAGTAGTGCTTGTAGCGCTCGAGCACGTGCAGTGCCGACTCGTAGTCCTGGAAGTTGGTGTTGGAAAAGACGCCGGGACCCGTCGAGTGGGCGCGCGGCCCGGTCATGAGTCCGGCCTGCACCATGTCGAGGTAAGCCAGGTAGTCGTTGGTCGAAGTCTGTACGTCCAGCCCCGTGGTGACGCCGTAGGCCAGATTGGCCAGGAAGCTCCAGTTGTGCAGTTCCAGCACGCCTTCGGTGCGCATCTCGTAGTGGGCGTGGGTGTCGATGAACCCGGGCACCACGTACTTGCCCTGCAAATCGAAGACGCGGGCACCGGCGGGAGCGCTCAGGTCTTCGCCCACGGCTTTGATGCGGTTGTCCTCCACCAGGATGTCGGCATCTTCCAGAACCTCTTCGTCGTCCATGGTGATGACGGTGGCCCCCGTCAGCAAAACGGTTCCCTCAGGCTTGTAGCGGGGCAGTTCGATGACGACCTGGTAAGACTCGACGTCTTCTCCTTCTTCCTTGGCCTCGAACTCCTCTTCCTCGTCTTTCTTAGCCGCCTCTTCCGGTTGCTCGGCTTCCTCCTGAGTCTCTTCCGAATCCCCGTCCTCGTCCTCTTTCTTCTTGGGGCTGAAGTCGATGCTCTCGAAAGGACGGCGGAAGAAGGTCGATCCCATCGACCAGGTGACGGTTCGGCCCTGATCGGCCCAGGCGTAGGAGTCGGCTCCCACGTCGGTCAGGCGTTGGGCCGGTACGGTTCCCGAGTCGACGTTGACGGTGGGAGTGGAGCCGGTGGGGGGAGGCACCGCGGTGACGTAGAGCTGATGGTTGAGGCGGGCCAGGGCCCAGCGCCCGTCGGGGGAGATGCGTACGTCCTGGGCCGAGGGCGGACGTCGGGAGCGGGGGGTGGAGCGTCCCACGACCTTGAGGTGGGTGCGCCGGTCGGTGCCGTCGTAGCGCATCGAGAGCAGGCCGTCGCGCGAGTAGAAGTAGATGCGGTCGTCCTCGGGCCCGAAGTGAGGCGTACCCAGTCCGCGGGCGGGGACGATGAGCTGGACGTCGCCGCCTTCGGCGGGCAGCCAGACAAGGTCGAGGGGGATGCGCAGTCCGCCGAATTCGCTGGGCGTTTGAGTGCGCATCCAGGCATTGCCGCGGCGGGCCACGATGCGGGTGCCGTCGGGCGAAAAGACCGGGTCGGTGTAAAAGGCCGGAATGCGGGTCAAGCGCTGAGGCGCGCCTCCCGCCGCCGGACGCTTCCAGATATGGCCGGTGCCGTCGGCGTTCCAGCTCACGTAGGCGATCCACTGCCCGTCGGGGGAGAAGGTCGGCTTGAACTCGTGGGAGCCGTCCTGGCTGAGGCGTCGGGGCGCGCCTTCCTCCAGGTCCATCTCGTAGAGGCTGGCCATGGCCGAAAAGACGATGCGCTGGCCGCCCGGCGCCGGTACGGGATCGAAGATGAGCCGCGAGCGCACCGGCCCCTCCTCGACGTTGCGTTGAAAGTTGAGGAGCGGGCCGATGTCGAGGGAGACGTCGGCGCTGAAAGGAATCTCGCGGGACTGGCCGCTGGCAACCTCCACGCGGTGGATCTTGCCGCCGTAAGTGACCAGCAGCGCCCCTCCGTCGGGCGTGAAAGCGTAGGAGGGAAAAAGGTCGCGGGTGCCCCGCGATTCCATGTCGTCGCGCTGCACCGGGTACTTGAGCCAGCGGTCCTGCCCCGTGTCGAGGTTGCGGATGCGCAGTCCCGTTTCGGCTTCATAACGTGTGCCGTAGACAAGGTGGTTACCGTCGGGTGAAATGAGGGGACGGAAGGCCCCGCCTTGGGTTTGCGTGACCTGGTCGGTTTCCCCGCTGATCATGTCGCGGCGGTGGATTTCCCAGTCGAACGACATCTGGTTGTAAACGCTGCCGCCGCCCCTCTGGGCGAAATAGAGGAAGCGCCCGTCGGGAGAGAGGGCGGCGCCCATCTTGCGGTCGCCCCCGCCGCGTCCGCCGCCGCCGTCCTCATCGTCTTCCTCGCCGCCGGTGACCTTGAGTCCTGAGCCTCCGTTGACGTGGTACATGTAGATGTCGACGCCGCGGTCGCTCTTGGTGGCCAGCACATACTGGCTGTCGGGCATCCAGGCGGGAGAAATGATGGGATTGGACTTCTCTTTAGAGAGTTGGCGCGGATCGCTGCCGTCGGCCTTGGCCACCCATAAGTTTTCGGCCCCGCCGCGGTCTGAAATGAAGGCAATCCACTGGCCGTCGGGCGAGTAGCGCGGTTGGCTGTCGAATCCCATGCCCTCGGTCAGGCGGGTGGCCTGGCCCCCTTCCATGGGCAGGGTGTAGAGGTCGCCCAGCAGTTCGAAGACGATGGTCTCGCCGTCGGGCGAGACGTCCAGCGACATCCAGGTCACCTCGTCGGTGGTGAACTCCACCTTGCGTACAGGCTCTAGCGGCAGATCCTTCTTCTTGTCCTTCTCATCCCCCTCCGGCTGCGCCCGGAGCGCGCCGCAAAAGAGAACAACCAGGAGCAGCCAGACGCTGCGTCGATCAAAGCTTTTCATGACTCATACCCTCCTTGGGGCCATCAGACTACGCTTTGGCGGGAGGAAAGGCAATACCCAGGCTTGTGGCGGCCGGCCTGGGTCGTTACAGCCTGTCCAGCAGTTGGGCGGGTTTGCAGGGTGGATGCAGGACCACTTCCCGGGCCGGCGCCCGGTAGGCCAATGCCGCGGCGTATCCGGGCGCGGGCGCCAGGTTGTGGAGCGTCCAGCGGCGAGCTGCCCGCTCGTCGTCGCCCAGTTGCACCATGCGGGCTTTTTCCCCGGGACGCAGGGTCACCTGAAAGCTGTCCAGGGGCAGGGCCAGTCCCTCGCCTACCGCCTTCAGGTAGGCTTCCTTGCGCGTCCAGCAGAGGAAGAAGGCTTGCTGCTGTTCTTCCGCCGGCAATTGATCGAGTTGCCGCCACTCGCGGGCGCAAAAGTAGCTTCTGGCGATTGCGCGGTAGTCCGGCAAGGGGCGCAGCTCTTCCACGTCGACACCGATTTCCAGGCCGTCGGCGAAGGCGTACAAGGCCAGTCCGCCGGAATGTGATGCGTTGAATTGGAGGTCGTGCCGAGAAGCCAGGCTGGGCTTCCCCCGCGCTCCGTAACGCAAGCGCACCCTGCCCGGGGCCATGCCTGTGTAAGCCGCCAAGAGAAGGCGAAGAGCGCCTTGAGAGAGGGTGTAGGAATCTCTCAAGCGCTGAAAATAGAAGCTCGCCTTGCGAACCTTCTCCTGCGGGTCGAGGTAAGCGTGTAGGGATTCCAGAGTGGACCGAGAGGCCTGCAACCATACCGGCCACACTTCGATGCGTCCGCTTTTCATTTTATTCTTTCAAAAACCAGATATTGTACCGTGCCCGTCCGCCCCGAGTGGGATGCGGCCCGTCCGTCTCCGCCGCGATTCTATCTTGACATGTATATACTCATCCGTATATTCTCTTCCGCATGGCAAAGAAGGAGGCCACACTCAAACCCCACTGGTTTCAGATTCTGCTGGCTTTGGGCCAACGCGATCTTCACGGCCTGGGCATCATGCAGGATGTCTTGGAGCGTACCGAGGGCACCATGCATTTGTGGCCGGGGATGCTCTACGGAGCGCTCAAGGATCTGTGCGCGCGTGGATGGATCGAGGAGGTGGAGGCGCCGGAGGATGCCGAGACGGGCGGCGGCAAGCCGCGTTTTTACCGGCTCACGTCGCGTGGACGGGCTCAGGCCTCTGCTGAGGCCCGGCGCCTGCACCGCTACGTGGAGGCCGCTCGGGCCAGGGATTTGCTGGGTCAAGGGAAGGGGAACTGATGCCGTCTGAAAAGAAGCCGCACCGCCGAGCGGCGGCCTTGAGGCTGTTGCTGGGCTACTATCGCTGGTTGTTGCGTCTCTATCCTGCCGGCTTCCGTCGACGCTATGGCGCCGAGATGCAGGCTCAGTTCCGTCATCAGGCCCGGACTCGT carries:
- a CDS encoding tetratricopeptide repeat protein, translated to MLKLAILLSGVAVLAVLPLWAQEGQDPEQYRIEYTAYQDATSKEGDEKIDALVKFYKDFPESSLLPYVKGEFLRILQAAYDNKDADKVASLTEKFQTVEPDEIGPVYLTADLYFKQGQYAQAISWAEKVHSQTDNAEFKKQARYIIVFSALNTGNAAKIRQHGPDVIEDYGPEATYAVSTELMRQAVASGNVSEAAKWASKALEGYAAVESSANAETRQYISEHRLTAAIVLGENAFSRQQWNRAIREFQNVLSMTNDKEKVAQAYYKIGMSHWKAGQVEPDAMKAFARGHKLGTGQFARQCFKHLEELYKIRHNGSTAGMDEFIQEAVAE
- a CDS encoding UvrD-helicase domain-containing protein, producing MATSAQSLLEHLNQAQREAVTHEEGPLLILAGAGSGKTRTITYRIAHLIATQACRPQQILAVTFTNKAAEEMRSRVLSLLPPLDALPLLCTFHSFGVRVLRRYAERVGFGNDFNICDTDDQQRLLKGIYKELGLSDDRSKGIRVQEARAVISHAKNKGWGPDQLAQDRHRADSEVLGRIYRRYQQVLRQSNAVDFDDLILLTVHLLQENDDLCSRYGEWYRYLLIDEYQDTNLPQYELIRSLTSTHDNLCAVGDEDQSIYGFRGAEIDNILRFEKDFPGTRLIKLEQNYRSTQIILDAAGAVVSNNQKRKGKKLWTELSSGPKIDLYVAASASDESRWVAGKIEEHQRAGVQRIAVLYRTNFLSRQFEESLRQRRIPYRLIGGLSFYSRKEIKDALAYLRLARNPDDNVSLLRVINEPSRGVGNKTLERLQELAGEHDGSLWTALQEGLREQRFDGRAHRCLAAFRDIIETSARALEKPLPLALERILAASGYVETLESEATPEAESRLENLKELVNVARELEAGDVSLQEFLDEAALRADTDEYDASAPVTLMTLHNAKGLEFETVFLVGCEEGLFPHRRSVVENDVEEERRLCYVGMTRAERKLHLSYSRRRRFYGSDSNEFNRPSRFLHEIPPDLVEGYSSPLLGDSASYASGSPAESPGSSGRLFARPYPAQSGKPKKAFEGLTLNSAEEVQSYLESRKKRGQSLRRGALVEHPKWGRGQVLAVEPSKDDDLKVTVRFAQGIKKLMQSYAKLKVV
- a CDS encoding tetratricopeptide repeat protein, with the protein product MKAITRTLPILILMLLTAPLRAGAASADEAVFAYSEHSAHTHEMAELVLHGVEISQPKALLAPMAQSALKEAPSDPLAHYLAALTAPTPVQAQQELERAYWLAAASSTPERHFILAQYLREMGDAPSAITLLESLAAERPADRMILMALSQALIDNSQPQLARAHLQQAQRLGPDTSRVYLLLAQSYLATGHPQQAGLHFRSALARMHPQAHPAAVYAGLLLASAAEDAQVTSRILREYLHRCQENPWGSDPWAPIWMDSEDQAYFYLDGS
- a CDS encoding helix-turn-helix transcriptional regulator, giving the protein MAKKEATLKPHWFQILLALGQRDLHGLGIMQDVLERTEGTMHLWPGMLYGALKDLCARGWIEEVEAPEDAETGGGKPRFYRLTSRGRAQASAEARRLHRYVEAARARDLLGQGKGN
- a CDS encoding SOS response-associated peptidase, which codes for MCGRYTLTQTEQIPQVFEVDEVRLPPRFNIAPSQMVPAVTWADQNTRQLDLYRWGLIPYWAKDEKIGFKMINARCETVASKTAFRNAFQRRRCLLPADGYYEWRAEADGKQPFLFRRKDRSLMALAGLWERWKAPDGHLVLSCTILTTRPNPLSALVHDRMPVILPREGHGLWLDPSARQSQLEELLKPYPAQEMEAVAVSRKVNSPHNDGPEVMEEVEVDNPPRL
- a CDS encoding amidohydrolase family protein, yielding MKSFDRRSVWLLLVVLFCGALRAQPEGDEKDKKKDLPLEPVRKVEFTTDEVTWMSLDVSPDGETIVFELLGDLYTLPMEGGQATRLTEGMGFDSQPRYSPDGQWIAFISDRGGAENLWVAKADGSDPRQLSKEKSNPIISPAWMPDSQYVLATKSDRGVDIYMYHVNGGSGLKVTGGEEDDEDGGGGRGGGDRKMGAALSPDGRFLYFAQRGGGSVYNQMSFDWEIHRRDMISGETDQVTQTQGGAFRPLISPDGNHLVYGTRYEAETGLRIRNLDTGQDRWLKYPVQRDDMESRGTRDLFPSYAFTPDGGALLVTYGGKIHRVEVASGQSREIPFSADVSLDIGPLLNFQRNVEEGPVRSRLIFDPVPAPGGQRIVFSAMASLYEMDLEEGAPRRLSQDGSHEFKPTFSPDGQWIAYVSWNADGTGHIWKRPAAGGAPQRLTRIPAFYTDPVFSPDGTRIVARRGNAWMRTQTPSEFGGLRIPLDLVWLPAEGGDVQLIVPARGLGTPHFGPEDDRIYFYSRDGLLSMRYDGTDRRTHLKVVGRSTPRSRRPPSAQDVRISPDGRWALARLNHQLYVTAVPPPTGSTPTVNVDSGTVPAQRLTDVGADSYAWADQGRTVTWSMGSTFFRRPFESIDFSPKKKEDEDGDSEETQEEAEQPEEAAKKDEEEEFEAKEEGEDVESYQVVIELPRYKPEGTVLLTGATVITMDDEEVLEDADILVEDNRIKAVGEDLSAPAGARVFDLQGKYVVPGFIDTHAHYEMRTEGVLELHNWSFLANLAYGVTTGLDVQTSTNDYLAYLDMVQAGLMTGPRAHSTGPGVFSNTNFQDYESALHVLERYKHYYKNHNLKSYVVGNRQQRQWVVKAAHELGLTVTTEGALDLKLDLTHAIDGFGGNEHSLPIVPLFKDVVELFAQTRCAYTPTLLVLYGGPWAENYFYTTTEVHDDAKLNRFVPHNEIDRLTKRRPWFRQDEHAFPRHAAGAAQIQRAGGLVGVGGHGQLQGLGYHWEMWSLAIGGMTPREVLRAATIDGAEIIGLRPDLGSIAEGKLADLVILDRNPLEDIRNTNSIRWVMKNGEMYEGDTMRKVHPQEEEIAPFWWWTADPSEDE
- a CDS encoding methyltransferase domain-containing protein codes for the protein MTVESVERVYNVYARVYNFLFNRLLSGGREKAPSLLNFYEGAKLLEVGVGTGLTLSELPRDIEITGIDLSQGMLREAQKRIDKENWGHVDLRRMDAARMDLPDNSFDRVLAAYFVSVVPEPVEVLKEMKRVCRPGGIILVMNHFTHEVPVIDTIETVLAPLFYKVGFRTDLRLQPLFQEAELEIDRIVNIDFLGHWKAVRCVNRK
- a CDS encoding 4'-phosphopantetheinyl transferase superfamily protein, producing MKSGRIEVWPVWLQASRSTLESLHAYLDPQEKVRKASFYFQRLRDSYTLSQGALRLLLAAYTGMAPGRVRLRYGARGKPSLASRHDLQFNASHSGGLALYAFADGLEIGVDVEELRPLPDYRAIARSYFCAREWRQLDQLPAEEQQQAFFLCWTRKEAYLKAVGEGLALPLDSFQVTLRPGEKARMVQLGDDERAARRWTLHNLAPAPGYAAALAYRAPAREVVLHPPCKPAQLLDRL